A window from Criblamydia sequanensis CRIB-18 encodes these proteins:
- a CDS encoding heavy metal translocating P-type ATPase: MSALPCNLCGSLSSGGYYSKDKIFCCPGCLTVYSILEARGEALEKENPLFQEALKSGVISNPNLLEEIQEKKSASHDLQKLYLEIKDMWCSACALGISYLLLRKKGVYSALVDYATDIGKIEFDPCLISKEEILKLINKMGYQPSLLESDEKKGRSTSLNKRFGVAAFCSLNIMMMAYPIYISHFEKIKGDHDLLFAWISFFLSLPIVTFSAIPIYKKALIAAKVKRFGMESLATMAILASFFLSSYELFKGSSEVYFDSLAVIVTLILGGKIIEGKAKFSAKDSLLRLLKAKPKRARKKNEDGGFEFRPIKEIKIGDSLLVHSGEKIVLDGKVIEGEGSIDESLMTGEPFPVFKSKDAKVVGGTFLQNGSLTYQVEALEEESTLQKIIQMIEEGLGKKTSYERAVEPILKWFVPALLFFITATAGIELLFFNLSSHDILLRVLAILLISCPCAIGIAAPFVESKLLESLSKEGIIIKNRAVLRVLAEPLFFIFDKTGTLTEGKFLVLDGLEKLSQKEKTQLKSLTSKSIHPISRAIFKELSEETCAVNALLEHPGMGIEGEIMNEKIVLGSKKFLDAIGISFGEDFQPRSKSFTTTVYASFSHGKAMPILLGDKIKKEASELITNLGSENTFLLSGDKEESVQAVANSLKMPKWLSECHPLSKKELVEKLKREGKTICMIGDGINDAPALTASNVSISVVSASDITAQSADVLLTQDSLKKIEVLFALSKKGKKLIRQNLFWAFFYNIIGIGLAGFGLLTPLYSAFAMTLSSIFVTLNARRMG, from the coding sequence ATGAGCGCACTTCCTTGTAATTTATGCGGAAGCTTATCAAGCGGCGGATACTATTCAAAAGACAAAATTTTTTGCTGTCCCGGATGCTTGACGGTTTATTCCATCCTAGAAGCAAGGGGAGAAGCGTTAGAGAAGGAAAATCCGCTTTTTCAAGAGGCTCTTAAGTCAGGTGTCATCTCAAACCCGAATTTATTAGAAGAGATTCAGGAAAAAAAGAGCGCATCCCATGATCTGCAAAAGCTTTACCTGGAAATAAAAGATATGTGGTGCAGCGCTTGCGCCCTTGGGATTTCCTATCTGCTTCTTAGAAAAAAAGGAGTTTATTCAGCTCTTGTGGACTATGCGACAGATATTGGCAAAATTGAGTTTGACCCCTGTCTCATTTCCAAAGAAGAGATTTTAAAGCTCATTAATAAAATGGGTTATCAACCTTCCCTTTTAGAGTCTGATGAAAAAAAAGGGCGATCAACAAGTTTGAATAAACGTTTTGGAGTTGCCGCTTTTTGCTCTCTAAATATTATGATGATGGCCTATCCGATCTACATCTCGCACTTTGAAAAAATAAAGGGTGATCACGATTTATTATTTGCCTGGATTTCATTTTTTTTATCTCTTCCTATTGTTACTTTTTCCGCCATCCCGATTTATAAAAAAGCATTAATTGCAGCTAAGGTTAAGCGCTTTGGAATGGAAAGTCTTGCAACGATGGCTATCTTAGCCTCTTTTTTTCTCTCATCTTATGAACTTTTTAAAGGAAGCAGCGAGGTATACTTCGATTCCCTAGCCGTCATCGTGACTTTAATTCTTGGGGGGAAAATCATAGAAGGAAAAGCAAAATTCAGCGCTAAAGACTCTCTTTTAAGGCTTTTAAAAGCAAAACCTAAAAGAGCCCGAAAAAAGAATGAGGACGGGGGTTTTGAATTTAGACCTATTAAAGAAATTAAGATTGGGGATTCTCTTCTTGTTCATTCAGGAGAAAAAATTGTTTTGGATGGCAAAGTGATTGAGGGGGAAGGTAGCATCGATGAATCCTTAATGACGGGAGAGCCCTTTCCTGTCTTCAAATCAAAAGATGCGAAAGTCGTAGGAGGTACTTTTTTGCAAAATGGCAGCCTCACCTATCAAGTTGAAGCTCTCGAAGAAGAAAGCACCCTTCAAAAGATCATCCAGATGATTGAAGAAGGTCTTGGAAAAAAGACGAGTTATGAAAGAGCGGTTGAACCTATTCTTAAATGGTTTGTTCCGGCTCTTCTTTTTTTCATTACGGCGACAGCCGGAATAGAGCTTCTTTTCTTTAACCTTTCATCTCATGATATTTTATTAAGGGTTCTTGCAATTCTTCTTATTTCATGCCCTTGCGCAATTGGAATAGCAGCTCCTTTTGTTGAATCCAAGCTATTAGAAAGCCTCTCCAAAGAAGGGATTATTATTAAAAACAGGGCTGTTCTTAGAGTGCTTGCAGAACCGCTATTTTTCATTTTCGACAAAACGGGGACTTTAACAGAAGGAAAGTTTTTGGTGCTTGACGGTCTTGAAAAATTAAGTCAAAAAGAGAAGACACAGCTTAAAAGCTTAACTTCGAAATCCATTCACCCCATATCAAGAGCTATTTTTAAAGAATTAAGTGAGGAAACTTGCGCTGTTAATGCTCTTTTAGAGCACCCTGGAATGGGAATTGAAGGAGAAATAATGAATGAAAAAATTGTCTTAGGCTCCAAAAAGTTTCTAGATGCAATAGGGATAAGTTTTGGGGAGGATTTTCAGCCAAGATCAAAATCATTTACAACAACTGTCTATGCTTCTTTCTCGCATGGCAAGGCCATGCCCATTTTACTTGGAGATAAAATAAAAAAAGAAGCTTCTGAATTAATCACAAATTTAGGCTCTGAAAACACATTTTTATTATCCGGAGACAAAGAGGAAAGCGTTCAAGCGGTTGCAAACTCTCTTAAAATGCCAAAATGGCTCTCGGAGTGCCATCCTTTGTCCAAAAAAGAGTTGGTTGAAAAGCTTAAAAGAGAAGGCAAAACAATTTGCATGATAGGCGATGGGATCAATGACGCCCCGGCTTTAACTGCATCAAATGTGAGTATTTCAGTTGTTTCAGCGTCAGATATCACAGCTCAGAGCGCAGATGTTCTTTTAACTCAGGATAGCTTAAAAAAAATTGAGGTTTTATTTGCATTATCAAAAAAGGGGAAAAAACTAATTCGGCAAAACCTATTTTGGGCCTTTTTTTATAACATTATAGGCATCGGTCTTGCCGGATTCGGCCTTTTAACCCCTTTATATTCTGCTTTTGCTATGACTCTAAGCTCCATTTTTGTAACCCTAAACGCAAGAAGAATGGGTTAG
- a CDS encoding antibiotic biosynthesis monooxygenase: protein MKEKANIITIRVKVKRESIPLFIDWQSKLNAWITTFPGFLSLEIISECLSKQDSWVIIERFLDENSALSWQNSDQKKELFKGLESLIDQEMGLRETLSLESNLKKGVTEVFVTSVSKEMEGGYRNWIAKIHQAEAKFPGFQGVYVQSPSNEESETWITFLQFDTPYNLDLWLKSKERQDVLNESKPFIKKLERHRVVSPYASWFQTLSPENDFPPVWKQTMIVLLVLFPIVMLEQKFLMPLLHEFNNSFATFISNVISVTLLAWPFMPIAIYFLTWWLSPKENKALMTWLGFLLLLLFYLLEVIFFWALG, encoded by the coding sequence ATGAAAGAAAAAGCAAATATCATCACCATTCGCGTAAAAGTTAAACGCGAGTCCATCCCCCTTTTTATCGATTGGCAATCGAAGTTAAATGCCTGGATTACCACTTTTCCGGGTTTTTTAAGCTTGGAAATTATTTCGGAGTGTCTCTCCAAACAAGATAGTTGGGTTATTATAGAGCGTTTTCTTGATGAAAATAGCGCGCTATCTTGGCAAAATTCGGATCAAAAAAAAGAGCTTTTTAAAGGCCTTGAATCACTAATCGATCAGGAAATGGGTCTTAGAGAAACCTTATCTTTAGAATCCAATTTGAAGAAAGGGGTAACAGAGGTCTTTGTAACTTCAGTTTCAAAAGAAATGGAAGGCGGTTATCGAAATTGGATTGCCAAAATCCATCAAGCCGAAGCTAAGTTTCCTGGATTTCAAGGGGTATATGTACAATCTCCAAGTAATGAAGAAAGCGAAACTTGGATTACTTTTTTGCAATTCGATACCCCTTATAACTTAGACCTTTGGTTAAAGTCAAAAGAGCGCCAAGATGTTTTAAACGAATCAAAGCCTTTCATAAAAAAATTAGAAAGGCATAGGGTGGTTTCCCCTTACGCAAGCTGGTTTCAAACCCTTTCTCCAGAAAATGATTTTCCCCCTGTTTGGAAACAAACCATGATTGTTCTTCTTGTTCTTTTCCCGATCGTGATGCTGGAGCAAAAATTTTTAATGCCGCTTCTTCATGAATTCAATAACTCCTTTGCCACTTTTATTAGTAATGTAATTAGTGTGACTCTTCTTGCATGGCCCTTTATGCCAATCGCCATTTATTTCTTAACCTGGTGGCTTTCTCCAAAAGAAAATAAAGCCTTGATGACTTGGCTTGGTTTCTTACTCCTATTACTTTTTTATCTTTTGGAAGTGATCTTTTTTTGGGCTCTTGGTTAA
- the def gene encoding peptide deformylase, which yields MRLPIAYLGNPVLRKKCKPVQGITKDVQELVQNLIDTMEAENGIGLAAPQISSTLRVFVTCVPKYLENGEVEPGIIRVFINPEILSVSQETIAFNEGCISVPGIRGKVERPFMIRVKALNFEGQEFIEEYQGLEAVCILHENDHINGVLFFDRIHGKERDEMEPILKEIKKNFSKKPDSKK from the coding sequence ATGCGTCTTCCTATAGCGTATCTTGGCAATCCCGTGCTTCGTAAAAAATGCAAGCCCGTCCAAGGGATTACAAAAGATGTCCAAGAACTTGTGCAAAATTTAATCGATACCATGGAAGCTGAAAATGGCATCGGGCTTGCAGCGCCGCAAATTAGCTCTACCTTAAGAGTTTTTGTCACATGTGTGCCCAAGTATTTAGAAAACGGGGAAGTCGAGCCCGGCATCATCAGAGTCTTTATCAATCCGGAAATTTTATCAGTAAGCCAAGAGACGATTGCCTTTAATGAAGGTTGTATTTCAGTTCCCGGCATAAGAGGCAAAGTGGAACGCCCTTTTATGATAAGAGTCAAAGCCCTTAATTTTGAAGGACAGGAATTTATAGAAGAATATCAAGGGCTTGAAGCGGTTTGCATTTTACATGAAAATGATCATATTAATGGCGTTTTATTCTTTGATCGCATTCATGGCAAGGAAAGAGATGAAATGGAACCCATCCTGAAAGAAATCAAAAAGAATTTTTCAAAAAAACCTGATTCTAAAAAATAA
- the secG gene encoding preprotein translocase subunit SecG, translating to MIIALYFISLALFMILAVLLSTVILMQESKSTGLGASFGGDSQDSLFGTSTADVLKKFTAWLSFIFFASCVILSFWTSSMGRSSQTTPPGFTQEIEENQ from the coding sequence ATGATTATCGCATTATATTTTATATCTTTAGCGTTATTTATGATTCTTGCTGTTTTGCTCTCCACTGTGATTTTAATGCAAGAGAGCAAAAGCACAGGTCTTGGAGCTTCTTTTGGAGGGGATTCTCAAGACTCACTTTTTGGAACATCTACTGCTGACGTCTTAAAAAAATTTACAGCTTGGCTTTCCTTTATCTTTTTTGCCTCTTGCGTCATCCTATCTTTTTGGACCTCTTCAATGGGACGCTCTTCTCAAACAACGCCTCCCGGGTTTACTCAAGAAATAGAAGAGAATCAATAA